In one window of Protaetiibacter larvae DNA:
- a CDS encoding DUF559 domain-containing protein yields the protein MISPAIRAHPSELFGDAEVLTRRNLVGRGATVMQLAAAVHDGSLVRIRRGYYARPDLDPAVQRAVRVGGRFSCVSELRHRGIWAPADLDEVHLQIAPNAARLRDKDDRTAPMEFEAPGCRIHWRELSRAPANHAHAGLWDALTLAMTCLPERDALAALDSALHLGMLSMRSLPDLAEGLPLHRRHLVDWADPAAESGLETLIRYLCRVMGLRVRSQPYVRRVGRGDLEIEDVILIEADGGAFHAAEVTARDRRRDAGFVRAGRTVLHFRYAQIVYEPREVAETILAALLAHRGVRNSGEIVRRARRRLDDAGIS from the coding sequence ATGATCAGCCCCGCCATCCGTGCCCACCCCTCGGAGCTCTTCGGCGACGCCGAGGTGCTGACCCGCCGCAACCTCGTCGGGCGCGGGGCGACCGTCATGCAGTTGGCCGCCGCCGTGCACGATGGCAGTCTCGTGCGGATCCGGAGGGGTTACTACGCGCGGCCGGACCTGGACCCGGCGGTGCAGCGCGCGGTGCGGGTGGGCGGCCGATTCTCGTGCGTCTCCGAACTGCGGCATCGAGGGATCTGGGCGCCGGCGGACCTCGACGAGGTGCACCTGCAGATCGCTCCGAACGCTGCGCGGCTTCGTGACAAGGACGACCGCACGGCGCCGATGGAGTTCGAGGCGCCCGGTTGCCGCATCCATTGGCGCGAACTGTCGCGGGCCCCTGCGAACCACGCGCACGCCGGACTCTGGGATGCGCTCACGCTCGCGATGACCTGCCTTCCCGAGCGGGACGCGCTCGCGGCGCTCGACAGCGCACTCCATCTGGGGATGCTCTCGATGCGCTCGCTCCCGGACCTCGCGGAGGGCCTCCCGCTCCATCGGCGTCACCTCGTCGATTGGGCGGACCCCGCCGCCGAGTCCGGCCTCGAGACGCTCATCCGCTACCTCTGCCGGGTGATGGGGCTGCGCGTCCGCAGCCAGCCCTACGTGCGGAGGGTGGGGCGCGGCGACCTCGAGATCGAGGATGTGATCCTCATCGAGGCCGACGGCGGCGCGTTCCATGCTGCAGAGGTCACGGCCCGTGACCGCCGACGCGATGCGGGATTCGTCCGTGCCGGTCGTACCGTCCTGCACTTCCGGTACGCGCAGATCGTCTACGAGCCGCGAGAGGTCGCCGAGACGATCCTGGCGGCGCTCCTCGCCCACCGCGGGGTTCGCAACTCAGGAGAAATCGTGAGGAGGGCGCGTCGACGGCTCGATGACGCCGGGATCTCCTGA
- a CDS encoding DUF3107 domain-containing protein: protein MDIRIGIANTARELAFESAQTAAEVEKIVEKALTAGDVFVKLADDKGKVYIVPAAGIAYIEVGGGETRRVGFVA from the coding sequence GTGGACATTCGCATCGGTATCGCCAACACCGCCCGTGAGCTCGCCTTCGAGAGCGCGCAGACCGCCGCCGAGGTGGAGAAGATCGTCGAGAAGGCGCTCACCGCCGGCGATGTGTTCGTCAAGCTCGCCGACGACAAGGGCAAGGTCTACATCGTCCCGGCGGCCGGAATCGCCTACATCGAGGTCGGCGGCGGCGAGACCCGACGCGTCGGCTTCGTCGCCTGA
- a CDS encoding PHP domain-containing protein, protein MPGPIDLHAHSSVSDGTETPAELVAAGVAAGLGVLAITDHDSTAGWDQAIIAAHGTGLELVPGIELSTQQDYASVHILGYLVDPDDPELRAATAAIRSERLHRAESMVARIAVDYALDWDDVLAQTTPGATVGRPHIADALVARGHVPDRSAAFATILHWRGGYYRPHEAPPPVEGVRLITGAGGVAVIAHPGARGPQRVLSDARMRSLVDAGLFGLELDHRDNPVASRPHWAELARRFGLVTTGSSDYHGAGKPNRLGENTTAPEVYAAIVARATGSRPIRTP, encoded by the coding sequence ATGCCCGGACCGATCGACCTGCACGCGCACTCGAGCGTGTCCGACGGCACCGAGACGCCCGCGGAGCTCGTGGCCGCGGGGGTCGCGGCGGGGCTCGGCGTGCTCGCCATCACCGACCACGACTCGACGGCCGGATGGGATCAGGCGATCATCGCCGCCCACGGCACCGGGCTCGAACTGGTGCCCGGCATCGAGCTCTCCACCCAGCAGGACTATGCGAGCGTGCACATCCTGGGCTACCTGGTGGACCCCGACGACCCGGAGCTGCGCGCCGCGACCGCCGCGATCCGCTCGGAGCGGCTGCACCGGGCCGAGTCGATGGTCGCACGCATCGCGGTCGACTACGCGCTCGACTGGGACGATGTGCTCGCCCAGACCACGCCGGGCGCCACCGTGGGGCGTCCGCACATCGCCGACGCGCTCGTCGCGCGCGGGCACGTGCCCGACCGTTCGGCGGCGTTCGCGACGATCCTGCACTGGCGGGGCGGCTACTACCGGCCCCATGAGGCTCCGCCGCCCGTCGAGGGCGTGCGGCTCATCACCGGGGCCGGCGGCGTGGCGGTCATCGCGCATCCGGGCGCTCGGGGGCCGCAGCGGGTGCTGTCGGATGCGCGGATGCGGTCCCTCGTCGATGCCGGCCTGTTCGGGCTGGAGCTCGACCACCGGGACAACCCGGTCGCGTCGCGGCCGCATTGGGCGGAGCTCGCGCGCCGCTTCGGCCTCGTCACCACGGGGTCGAGCGACTACCACGGTGCCGGCAAGCCGAACCGGCTCGGCGAGAACACCACCGCCCCCGAGGTCTACGCGGCGATCGTGGCGCGCGCCACCGGATCCCGCCCGATCCGCACCCCCTAG
- a CDS encoding ABC transporter ATP-binding protein, translating into MNVAIALRGVSKSFGATRVLHELDLEIAAGSILALLGPNGAGKTTTLGILSTLVAPDAGSASVCGFDVVRDADAVRRVISVTGQSAAVDEVLTGRENLRMMSRLSGLGRRAARERAEELLDRFGLADAAGKRVASYSGGMRRRLDLALSLIRTPPVVFLDEPTTGLDTRSRQGLWDEIRALAAAGTTVLLTTQYLEEADRLADRVAVLEHGVIVADGTAAELKARVGTEVLALHDTDGAPLIETPTDGTLAGLRAALAALPADAAGTVSLRSPSLDDVFLAVTGSPAPRTLVDQEA; encoded by the coding sequence ATGAACGTCGCCATCGCCCTGCGGGGCGTCAGCAAATCGTTCGGCGCGACACGCGTGCTGCACGAGCTCGACCTCGAGATCGCCGCCGGCAGCATCCTCGCCCTCCTCGGGCCCAACGGCGCCGGCAAGACCACGACACTCGGCATCCTCAGCACCCTCGTCGCACCCGACGCCGGCAGCGCGAGCGTCTGCGGCTTCGACGTGGTGCGCGACGCCGACGCGGTGCGCCGGGTGATCAGCGTCACCGGGCAGTCGGCCGCCGTCGACGAGGTGCTGACCGGTCGCGAGAACCTGCGGATGATGTCGCGGCTCTCCGGGCTCGGCCGCCGCGCCGCACGCGAGCGGGCCGAGGAGCTGCTCGACCGCTTCGGACTCGCCGACGCCGCCGGCAAGCGCGTCGCGAGCTACTCGGGAGGCATGCGCCGTCGGCTCGACCTCGCCCTGAGCCTCATCCGCACGCCCCCCGTCGTGTTCCTCGACGAACCCACCACGGGCCTCGACACCCGCAGCCGACAAGGGCTGTGGGACGAGATCCGCGCCCTCGCGGCGGCCGGCACGACCGTGCTGCTCACCACCCAGTACCTCGAAGAGGCGGACCGGCTCGCCGACCGGGTCGCCGTGCTCGAACACGGCGTCATCGTCGCCGACGGCACCGCCGCCGAACTCAAGGCCCGCGTCGGCACCGAAGTGCTCGCCCTCCACGACACCGACGGCGCGCCGCTCATCGAGACCCCCACCGACGGCACCCTCGCCGGACTGCGCGCCGCCCTCGCGGCGCTGCCCGCGGATGCCGCAGGCACGGTGTCGCTGCGCTCCCCCAGCCTCGACGACGTCTTCCTCGCCGTCACCGGCAGCCCCGCACCCCGCACCCTCGTCGACCAGGAGGCCTGA
- a CDS encoding endonuclease/exonuclease/phosphatase family protein, producing MTRRLLAAVVTLALAAVLLVACWPQLFGLERAPGVIHVVAMRGMVVLVAVLLAMLFTLIALLAARLRRFLAGLALLLLVFAVVSTGVLAVRGFGGDGFQTKAPADVVVLSWNTLGDAPGAEAIAELAIAQEADIVVLPETSHAAGEQVRQLLANAGRPMQLIDRQLDTISKARSTELLISEHLGVYVRDEAADSTPTLPSLVAVPVNGSGPTIVAAHPVSPMPGELRAWRDGLDWLAARCQDTANVIMAGDLNSTLDHWASYGSSTGLADCRDAARAAGGAAVGTWPAVLPPLLGAPIDHVLATEEWEIIGFRVIESADGAGSDHRPVVAQLRPAP from the coding sequence GTGACCCGTCGCCTTCTCGCCGCCGTGGTCACCCTCGCCCTCGCCGCGGTGCTGCTGGTGGCCTGCTGGCCGCAACTGTTCGGACTTGAGCGCGCGCCGGGGGTGATCCACGTGGTCGCGATGCGCGGGATGGTCGTGCTGGTGGCCGTGCTGCTCGCGATGCTGTTCACCCTCATCGCGTTGCTGGCCGCGCGACTGCGGCGCTTCCTCGCCGGCCTCGCCCTGCTGCTGCTCGTCTTCGCGGTGGTGTCGACAGGGGTGCTGGCGGTGCGCGGTTTCGGCGGCGACGGATTCCAGACGAAGGCGCCCGCGGATGTCGTGGTGCTCTCGTGGAACACCCTCGGCGACGCTCCCGGCGCCGAGGCGATCGCCGAGCTCGCGATCGCCCAGGAGGCCGACATCGTCGTGCTGCCGGAGACCAGCCACGCGGCGGGCGAGCAGGTCCGGCAGCTCCTCGCGAACGCGGGCCGCCCCATGCAGCTCATCGACCGTCAGCTCGACACGATCTCGAAGGCGCGCTCCACGGAACTGCTCATCAGCGAGCACCTCGGCGTCTACGTGCGCGACGAGGCCGCGGACTCGACCCCCACGCTGCCGAGCCTCGTGGCGGTGCCGGTGAACGGGTCCGGCCCGACCATCGTGGCCGCGCATCCGGTCTCACCGATGCCCGGCGAGCTGCGCGCCTGGCGCGACGGACTCGACTGGCTCGCCGCGCGCTGCCAGGACACCGCGAACGTCATCATGGCCGGCGACCTGAACTCGACGCTCGACCACTGGGCCTCCTACGGTTCGAGCACGGGTCTCGCGGACTGCCGGGATGCGGCCCGTGCCGCCGGGGGTGCGGCGGTCGGCACCTGGCCCGCGGTGCTGCCTCCCCTGCTCGGCGCGCCGATCGACCACGTGCTCGCGACCGAGGAGTGGGAGATCATCGGCTTCCGGGTGATCGAGTCGGCTGACGGCGCGGGCAGCGACCACCGCCCCGTCGTGGCGCAGCTGCGCCCCGCCCCCTGA
- a CDS encoding IS481 family transposase, giving the protein MTHANAPFTPEGRARLARLIVDQGWPVRRAAERFQCSPATASRWACRYRAGLPLTDRSSRPHRSPSRSSQRLERRIVALRFTRRWGPHRIGYHLGVPRSTVGRVLARYRMPRLVHVDQATGLPVRAPKPVRYEVAAPGELVHVDIKKLGRIPDGGGWRIHGRGSTQDRRAGSARDRAARRGASPSRGYTFLHHAVDDHSRLAYSEQLPDERKETAAGFWLRAAAFFAEHGITVTAVMTDNGSCYRSRAFAAALGNIQHRWTRPYRPQTNGKVERFNRTLATEWAYAEAYSSEATRSATYADWLHHYNHHRPHTGIGGLVPAARVHNLTGKNI; this is encoded by the coding sequence GTGACTCACGCTAACGCGCCGTTTACTCCGGAGGGCAGGGCGCGCCTTGCTCGTCTCATCGTCGATCAGGGCTGGCCGGTGCGGCGGGCTGCTGAGCGGTTCCAGTGCTCCCCGGCGACGGCTTCCCGTTGGGCGTGCCGCTACCGCGCCGGGCTGCCGCTGACCGATCGCAGCTCCCGACCGCACCGCAGCCCGTCGCGCTCGTCCCAGCGACTCGAGCGACGCATCGTCGCGTTGCGCTTCACCCGCCGTTGGGGTCCGCACCGCATCGGCTATCACCTCGGTGTTCCCCGCTCGACGGTCGGACGCGTTCTCGCCCGCTATCGGATGCCGCGACTTGTCCACGTCGATCAGGCCACCGGGCTGCCTGTTCGCGCGCCGAAGCCGGTCCGCTACGAGGTCGCCGCGCCGGGAGAGCTCGTCCATGTCGATATCAAGAAACTCGGTCGCATCCCGGATGGCGGCGGCTGGCGCATCCATGGTCGCGGTTCGACCCAGGATCGACGAGCCGGCTCGGCCCGGGATCGAGCCGCACGTCGCGGCGCGTCCCCTTCGCGCGGCTACACCTTCCTGCACCACGCGGTCGATGACCACTCCCGGCTCGCCTACTCCGAGCAACTCCCCGACGAACGCAAAGAGACCGCGGCCGGCTTCTGGCTCCGAGCCGCAGCGTTCTTCGCCGAGCACGGCATCACCGTCACCGCCGTGATGACCGACAACGGCTCCTGCTACCGATCACGCGCCTTCGCCGCCGCACTCGGCAACATCCAGCACCGCTGGACACGCCCCTACCGGCCGCAGACCAACGGCAAGGTCGAACGCTTCAACCGCACCCTCGCCACCGAGTGGGCCTACGCCGAGGCATACTCATCCGAGGCCACCCGCTCAGCCACCTACGCCGACTGGCTCCATCACTACAATCACCACCGACCCCACACCGGAATCGGCGGTCTCGTCCCCGCAGCCCGCGTTCACAACCTCACGGGGAAGAACATCTAG
- a CDS encoding DEAD/DEAH box helicase, which yields MVDALAAKGIIEPFPIQTQTIPLGLAKQDIIGQAKTGTGKTFGFGLPVIQALGPNPGPGVKALIVVPTRELCVQVAEDLELAASNRPTQVAAIYGGKAYEGQVEQLKAGAQIVVGTPGRLLDLAGQRLLSLSQVQVMVLDEADKMLDLGFLPDVEKLFAQTPPTRHTMLFSATMPGPVVALARRFMNRPIHIRANDPDEGLTQANIKHVIYRAHSLDKDEVISRILQANGRGKTVIFTRTKRAAQKLVEELNDRGFNAGAVHGDMSQDARERSMAAFKAGKKDILIATDVAARGIDVNDVTHVINHTVPDDPDTYLHRAGRTGRAGKTGIAVTFVDWDDLHKWGLINRGLDFGIPEPTETYSSSPHLFADLDIPEGTKGRLKPAGPAPERAPRTGQAPSGSGGSRQRTRTRGGSGSGGAAGGASAPREAGTGTHDGKGTEHHDGNAAPSQRRRRRRRSSGSGAPTPPTV from the coding sequence ATGGTCGACGCGCTGGCGGCGAAGGGCATCATCGAGCCCTTCCCGATTCAGACCCAGACCATCCCCCTCGGCCTCGCCAAACAGGACATCATCGGCCAGGCGAAGACCGGCACCGGCAAGACCTTCGGATTCGGCCTTCCGGTCATCCAGGCGCTCGGGCCGAACCCCGGACCGGGCGTGAAGGCCCTCATCGTCGTCCCCACCCGTGAGCTGTGCGTGCAGGTGGCCGAGGACCTCGAACTCGCCGCATCCAACCGTCCCACTCAGGTGGCCGCCATCTACGGCGGCAAGGCCTACGAGGGCCAGGTGGAGCAGCTGAAGGCGGGCGCCCAGATCGTCGTCGGCACCCCCGGACGCCTCCTCGACCTCGCCGGGCAGCGCCTGCTGTCCCTCAGCCAGGTGCAGGTGATGGTGCTCGACGAGGCCGACAAGATGCTCGACCTCGGCTTCCTGCCCGACGTGGAGAAGCTGTTCGCGCAGACCCCGCCGACCCGCCACACCATGCTGTTCTCGGCGACGATGCCGGGACCTGTGGTCGCGCTCGCGCGCCGCTTCATGAACCGGCCCATCCACATCCGCGCGAACGACCCCGACGAGGGGCTCACGCAGGCCAACATCAAGCACGTCATCTACCGGGCGCACTCCCTCGACAAGGATGAGGTGATCTCGCGCATCCTGCAGGCCAACGGCCGCGGCAAGACGGTGATCTTCACCCGCACCAAGCGCGCCGCCCAGAAGCTCGTCGAGGAGCTGAACGACCGCGGCTTCAACGCGGGCGCCGTGCACGGCGACATGAGCCAGGATGCGCGCGAGCGCTCCATGGCGGCGTTCAAGGCCGGCAAGAAGGACATCCTCATCGCGACGGATGTCGCCGCGCGCGGCATCGACGTCAACGACGTGACGCACGTCATCAACCACACGGTGCCCGACGACCCCGACACCTACCTGCACCGTGCGGGCCGCACGGGCCGGGCCGGCAAGACGGGCATCGCGGTGACCTTCGTCGACTGGGACGACCTGCACAAGTGGGGGCTCATCAACCGCGGCCTCGACTTCGGCATCCCGGAGCCGACCGAGACGTACTCCTCCTCGCCGCACCTGTTCGCCGACCTCGACATCCCGGAGGGCACGAAGGGCCGCCTGAAGCCCGCGGGCCCGGCTCCGGAGCGCGCGCCGCGCACGGGGCAGGCGCCGTCGGGATCCGGCGGGTCGCGCCAGCGCACCCGCACGCGCGGCGGTTCGGGATCCGGCGGCGCCGCGGGCGGGGCCTCCGCACCGCGGGAGGCGGGAACCGGCACGCACGACGGCAAGGGCACGGAGCACCACGACGGCAACGCGGCGCCCTCGCAGCGCCGTCGTCGGCGTCGCCGCAGCTCGGGTTCGGGCGCCCCCACCCCGCCGACCGTCTAG
- a CDS encoding TetR/AcrR family transcriptional regulator, translating to MSETSEPELPRAVALAWGVAAHPQRGPKRELSIERIVDTAVALADEGGLAAVSMSSVATALGFTPMSLYRYITSKDDLLVLMQERGIGLPPERVLEADGWRAGLHTWAHATAEAYLEHPWLLDIPIDGTPSTPNNLAWLDAALTVLAPVAASDDAKLGIVLALIAQVRWQATVERGYRAVAARGDDPEEHDAGIEALLAELVTVDEFPAVRRAIDAGAFSPVPGGDPFAFGLERLLDGIQSYLDAGSAAAPDPTPADPIEAQAARDPKVKEAVRARREAERQLREARKRERERMREARERLRR from the coding sequence ATGAGCGAGACCTCCGAGCCCGAACTGCCCCGCGCGGTCGCGCTCGCCTGGGGCGTCGCCGCGCATCCCCAGCGCGGCCCCAAGCGCGAGCTCTCCATCGAGCGCATCGTCGACACCGCGGTCGCCCTCGCCGACGAGGGCGGCCTCGCCGCGGTCTCGATGTCATCCGTCGCGACCGCGCTCGGCTTCACGCCCATGTCGCTCTACCGCTACATCACCTCCAAGGACGACCTGCTCGTCCTCATGCAGGAGCGCGGCATCGGTCTGCCGCCGGAGCGCGTGCTCGAGGCGGACGGCTGGCGGGCCGGGCTCCACACCTGGGCCCACGCCACCGCGGAGGCGTACCTCGAGCACCCGTGGTTGCTCGACATCCCGATCGACGGCACCCCGTCGACCCCCAACAACCTGGCCTGGCTGGACGCTGCGCTCACGGTGCTCGCCCCGGTCGCGGCAAGCGACGACGCCAAGCTCGGCATCGTGCTCGCCCTCATCGCCCAGGTGCGCTGGCAGGCGACGGTCGAACGCGGCTACCGCGCCGTCGCGGCGCGCGGCGACGACCCGGAGGAGCACGACGCCGGCATCGAGGCGCTGCTCGCGGAGCTCGTCACGGTCGACGAGTTCCCCGCGGTGCGTCGGGCGATCGACGCCGGTGCGTTCTCACCGGTGCCGGGCGGCGACCCCTTCGCGTTCGGGCTGGAGCGCCTGCTCGACGGCATCCAGAGCTACCTCGACGCCGGATCGGCCGCCGCACCCGATCCGACGCCCGCCGACCCGATCGAGGCGCAGGCCGCGCGGGATCCGAAGGTCAAAGAGGCGGTCAGGGCGCGGCGGGAGGCCGAGCGGCAGCTGCGCGAAGCCCGCAAGCGCGAGCGCGAGCGGATGCGCGAAGCGCGCGAGCGCCTGCGCCGCTGA
- a CDS encoding aminopeptidase P family protein encodes MADTTPATANRSTTPTSDAFRDFIFSGWAERPDVAPSPRAQAAYAAARRLRLAAQFPDRAIVIPAGPAKERSNDTDYPYRAHSAFSHLTGWASDTVPGSVLVIGPAEGAATLYFTPSAGRDSDEFYANAAVGEFWTGPRPSLAHVAAELALETRPLSEFGAVEGAALVLRGVDPLADEAAEASVGDAELRRAVSELRLVKDEFELAELRAAVAATKLGFDDVIADLPQIVAHERGERLIEGTFNRRARAEGNAVGYDTIAASGPHACILHWTRNDGPVVPGDLLLLDAGVELDSLYTADITRTLPVSGTFTPVQRRIYEAVREAADAAFAIVRPGIRFREVHAEAMKVIAARTAEWGLLPVSAEDSLEPDAQYHRRYMVHGTSHHLGIDVHDCAQARRELYLDGVLEPGMVFTIEPGLYFQPDDLTVPEEYRGIGVRIEDDIVVTADGAENLSAGIPRTADEVEEWMAATTR; translated from the coding sequence ATGGCCGACACGACCCCCGCCACCGCGAACCGCTCGACGACCCCCACCTCCGACGCGTTCCGCGACTTCATCTTCTCCGGCTGGGCGGAGCGCCCCGACGTCGCACCGTCGCCGCGCGCCCAGGCGGCCTACGCGGCCGCGCGCCGCTTGCGTCTGGCCGCCCAGTTCCCCGACCGGGCGATCGTGATCCCGGCGGGCCCCGCCAAGGAGCGCTCGAACGACACCGACTACCCCTACCGGGCGCACTCGGCCTTCTCGCACCTCACCGGCTGGGCGAGCGACACCGTGCCCGGAAGCGTGCTCGTGATCGGTCCCGCGGAGGGCGCCGCCACCCTGTACTTCACCCCCAGCGCGGGCCGGGACTCCGACGAGTTCTACGCGAACGCGGCGGTCGGCGAGTTCTGGACGGGCCCGCGTCCCTCGCTCGCCCACGTGGCGGCGGAGCTGGCCCTCGAGACGCGGCCGCTCAGCGAGTTCGGCGCCGTCGAGGGGGCGGCGCTCGTGCTGCGCGGCGTCGACCCGCTCGCCGACGAGGCCGCCGAGGCGTCCGTGGGGGATGCGGAGCTGCGTCGCGCGGTCAGCGAGCTGCGCCTCGTGAAGGACGAGTTCGAGCTCGCCGAGCTGCGGGCCGCGGTCGCCGCGACGAAGCTCGGTTTCGACGACGTCATCGCGGATCTGCCGCAGATCGTCGCGCATGAGCGCGGCGAGCGCCTCATCGAGGGCACCTTCAATCGTCGCGCGCGCGCGGAGGGCAACGCCGTCGGCTACGACACGATCGCCGCATCGGGCCCGCACGCCTGCATCCTGCACTGGACCCGCAACGACGGCCCCGTGGTCCCGGGCGACCTGCTGCTGCTCGACGCGGGGGTCGAGCTCGACTCGCTCTACACCGCCGACATCACCCGCACCCTGCCCGTGTCGGGCACCTTCACCCCCGTGCAGCGCCGCATCTACGAGGCGGTCCGCGAGGCCGCGGATGCGGCTTTCGCGATCGTGCGACCCGGCATCCGGTTCCGCGAGGTGCACGCGGAGGCCATGAAGGTCATCGCGGCGCGCACCGCCGAGTGGGGGCTGCTGCCGGTGAGCGCCGAGGATTCGCTCGAGCCCGACGCGCAGTACCACCGCCGCTACATGGTGCACGGCACGAGCCACCACCTGGGCATCGACGTGCACGACTGCGCGCAGGCCCGCCGCGAGCTCTACCTCGACGGCGTGCTGGAGCCCGGCATGGTGTTCACGATCGAGCCGGGGCTGTACTTCCAGCCCGACGATCTGACCGTTCCCGAGGAGTATCGCGGTATCGGGGTGCGCATCGAGGACGACATCGTGGTGACCGCGGACGGCGCCGAGAACCTCTCGGCGGGCATCCCGCGCACGGCCGACGAGGTCGAGGAGTGGATGGCCGCCACCACGCGCTGA
- a CDS encoding ferritin-like fold-containing protein yields the protein MAWFRRRTRPRPASHHVAPRSEAVAVARVELADLAPAPERFLGQTAYLTIVLFENLGRAVTTAPTTDAKTRLTHAASELLAMHQELVGLLREHHDDPTAQMDPFRLPLDDFQRRTKGADWHEILVTCYLTNGFLLDFFAGLAAGLPRDLADRAAEILQRDKGEEVLVGELRLAIEENPRVASRLAMWGRRLIGDTMLVARSAIEQHGTAADAAAVDERVDPVFTELIAAHTRRMDALGLTA from the coding sequence GTGGCCTGGTTCCGTCGTCGCACGCGTCCGCGCCCGGCAAGCCATCACGTCGCCCCGCGTTCCGAGGCGGTGGCCGTCGCCCGGGTGGAGTTGGCCGACCTCGCTCCCGCGCCGGAGCGCTTCCTCGGTCAGACGGCGTACCTCACGATCGTCCTGTTCGAGAACCTCGGCCGCGCGGTCACCACGGCACCGACGACGGATGCGAAGACGCGGCTCACGCACGCGGCATCCGAGCTGCTGGCCATGCATCAGGAGCTCGTCGGGCTGCTGCGTGAGCACCACGACGACCCGACCGCGCAGATGGATCCGTTCCGGCTTCCCCTCGACGACTTCCAGCGCCGCACGAAGGGCGCCGACTGGCACGAGATCCTCGTGACCTGCTATCTCACGAACGGCTTCCTGCTCGACTTCTTCGCCGGGCTCGCCGCGGGCCTGCCGCGGGATCTCGCGGATCGCGCGGCCGAGATCCTGCAGCGCGACAAGGGCGAGGAGGTGCTCGTGGGGGAGCTGCGGCTCGCCATCGAGGAGAACCCACGGGTGGCGTCGCGACTCGCGATGTGGGGTCGTCGCCTCATCGGCGACACGATGCTCGTGGCCCGCTCGGCGATCGAGCAGCACGGCACCGCCGCGGATGCGGCCGCGGTCGACGAGCGCGTCGACCCGGTGTTCACCGAGCTCATCGCGGCGCACACGCGCCGCATGGATGCCCTGGGCCTGACCGCCTGA